In one Takifugu flavidus isolate HTHZ2018 chromosome 9, ASM371156v2, whole genome shotgun sequence genomic region, the following are encoded:
- the limch1b gene encoding LIM and calponin homology domains-containing protein 1 isoform X11, whose protein sequence is MASPAADLGPSHQHHPVSDSAADSAFQEAQTWIEAVTGRCFGDKDFRGGLENGILLCELLSSIKPGSVKKINRLQTPIAGLDNVSVFLRGCEEFGLKGSQLFDPGDLQDTSARPTAKGTDCTRKVKNVLITIYWLGRAANGCTSYNGPTLDLKEFEGLLSQMRKEAEEAESPKRNIRDSGYIDCWDSERSDSLSPPRHCREDSFDSLDSFGSRSRQTPSPDVPVTHGSSDGRGSDSESDGPPHRKMPDVRKDDMSVRRTSVTELRTPLPFNQYLPNKSNHSGYMPTPLRKKMNDKDEGRKDEGRKSWSTATSPVGGDRPCRSVSMIDMRAEEETILQPHSQVRHELMHNQYNKMKEEEDHWQDDLARWKNRRRSISQDLIKKEEERKMMEQLLSGDTCTSVRRRSIKTYREIVADKERREQELRDAYRRARTPEEASSVLQRYAQRFSISEAVLEQLQLPKLLDRSISADPTYPCSPFPLSVSPSSSPTTPDPFDADPEGPLRYLRQQSAPAPKFTSTYEARIEEFTKDSSQQRPQIRSRSSEPPTARGLSPKPVPLLMPKPYLQSRPPAAEQWPSKADGLLPINGEVVGVNTQTASPQSQGRESPHFLASPSKHWNNNAEPALSAASSTHSPHASIEGENQASAKTEETRTETTFVQHSSPPSRPTTLPSELHKTQESFTKTRSSSGAATKEENVKLADRHAPPSEAKQGQNENVSQHFANLDSSGVSTQPMTSQASVTASQRSEQDNHEVPSSAAPGRLGHHPAIEKTEFANGATSSLATCNPKLRWEFFAAPGEAQEHRGNQVSFPVLPQARQGDRWSWDPDEERKRQERWQQEQERMLQEKYQREQEKLKEEWEKAQREVAEEERKYHEEERRILAETLMPLTPCSSGVTTSSRGEASSPSEPQDTIVRSLADWERKQELLERQSRGSTENAEHKQRTNDRTSDISTADDSMKTGRSSLSQSPCLSDTLQNGQKAAPVSPKSSTDVKKQQPVMDNSKQMRPAGTRRIGPADSNNTGRSSSKPPASCPPPPDTVPPAPNRSVSGKKLCSSCGHPLGKGAAMIIETLSLYFHIHCFKCGVCKGQLGDTTTGTDVRIRNGLLNCHQCYIRSRSAGQPTTL, encoded by the exons GACAACGTCAGTGTGTTCCTGCGTGGCTGCGAGGAGTTCGGACTGAAAGGATCCCAGCTGTTTGACCCCGGAGACCTACAAGACACGTCAGCACGCCCCACTGCCAA GGGAACTGACTGCACCCGAAAAGTAAAGAAT GTTCTAATTACTATCTACTGGTTAGGTCGTGCTGCCAACGGCTGTACTTCCTACAACGGGCCCACGCTGGACCTGAAAGAATTTGAAGGCCTGTTGTCACAGATGCGAAAG GAAGCAGAAGAGGCAGAGAGCCCAAAACGCAACATCCGTGACAGTGGCTACATCGACTGCTGGGACTCTGAGCGCAGCGACTCTCTTTCACCACCACGACACTGCCGAGAGGATTCATTCGACAGCCTGGACTCCTTCGGCTCACGTTCACGTCAGACCCCGTCGCCAGACGTCCCGGTCACCCACGGCAGCAGTGATG GCCGCGGCAGTGACTCAGAGTCCGATGGCCCTCCCCACAGGAAGATGCCAGATGTCCGCAAAGACGACATGTCGGTGCGGCGGACCTCGGTTACTGAGCTGCGGACCCCCCTGCCCTTCAACCAGTACCTTCCCAACAAGAGCAACCACAGCGGATACATGCCCACGCCGCTTCGCAAGAAAATGAACGATAAGGacgaaggaaggaaggacgaaGGTCGTAAGAGTTGGAGTACCGCCACGTCCCCTGTAGGGGGAGACAGACCGTGCAG gAGTGTGAGTATGATTGACATGCGTGCGGAGGAGGAGACCATCCTGCAGCCCCACAGTCAGGTGCGTCATGAACTGATGCACAACCAGTACAACAagatgaaggaagaggaagaccacTGGCAGGAC GACTTGGCCAGGTGGAAGAACCGCAGGAGGAGTATTTCTCAGGATCTCAtcaaaaaagaggaggagaggaagatgatggagCAGTTGCTGTCAGGAGACACCTGCACCTCCGTGAGGCGAAGAAGCATTAAGACCTACAGAGAGATCGTTGCTGACAA AGAGCGTCGTGAGCAGGAGCTGAGAGATGCATACAGACGCGCCAGAACCCCAGAGGAGGCGTCGTCTGTCCTCCAAAGATACGCCCAACGTTTTTCAATCAGTGAAGCCGTTCTTGAACAGCTGCAGCTACCAAAGCTCCTGGACCGCAGCATATCTGCTGATCCCACCTACCCCTgctctcccttccctctctctgtttccccgtcctcctccccaACTACCCCGGACCCTTTTGACGCAGACCCCGAGGGGCCCTTGAGGTATTTGCGCCAGCAGTCTGCGCCAGCGCCAAAGTTCACGTCGACGTATGAGGCGCGGATCGAAGAGTTCACCAAAGACTCCTCACAACAGCGCCCTCAAATCCGTTCTCGCTCGTCTGAGCCGCCGACTGCTCGAGGTCTGTCTCCCAAGCCGGTGCCTTTGCTGATGCCCAAGCCTTACCTTCAATCTCGACCCCCAGCAGCTGAACAGTGGCCCAGCAAG GCAGATGGGCTGCTCCCCATCAATGGGGAAGTTGTTGGTGTCAACACCCAGACCGCATCACCACAGAGCCAAGGAAGGGAATCTCCTCATTTCCTGGCGTCCCCATCCAAACACTGGAACAATAATGCAGAACCTGCTCTATCAGCGGCCTCGTCAACTCACAGTCCTCACGCCTCCATTGAAGGAGAAAACCAAGCATCAGCCAAGACCGAGGAGACTCGCACAGAAACGACTTTTGTCCAGCATTCATCACCACCCAGCCGGCCCACCACACTCCCATCG GAGCTGCACAAGACACAGGAGAGCTTTACAAAGACTAGAAGCAGTTCAGGAGCTGCtacaaaggaagaaaatgttAAACTCGCAGACCGACACGCACCTCCCTCAG AAGCCAAACAAGGACAAAACGAAAACGTATCTCAACATTTTGCCAATCTGGACTCGTCTGGAGTCAGCACACAGCCAATGACTTCCCAG GCAAGTGTTACTGCATCCCAGAGGTCAGAACAGGACAACCACGAGGTACCAAGTTCAGCTGCACCAGGAAGACTTGGACATCATCCAGCAATAGAAAAGACAG AGTTTGCAAACGGTGCCACGTCTTCGCTGGCAACCTGCAATCCCAAATTACGTTGGGAGTTCTTCGCTGCACCAG GAGAAGCACAGGAGCACCGAGGAAAC CAGGTGTCATTCCCGGTGTTACCCCAGGCCAGGCAGGGTGACCGCTGGTCTTGGGACCCGGATGAGGAGCGAAAGCGTCAGGAAAGGTGGCAGCAAGAGCAGGAGCGCATGCTTCAG GAGAAGTACCAACGGGAGCAGGaaaagctgaaggaggagtGGGAAAAGGCACAGAGGGaggtggcagaggaggagagaaagtaCCATGAAGAG GAACGCAGGATTCTGGCGGAAACCTTGATGCCTCTGACTCCgtgctcctcaggtgtaaccacctccagcagaggagaggcCTCTTCCCCCTCAGAGCCCCAAGATACCATCGTCCGTTCACTGGCTGACTGGGAACGCAAGCAGGAACTGCTGGAGAGGCAGTCG AGGGGCAGCACAGAGAACGCAGAACATAAACAGAGAACAAATGACAGGACCAGTGACATCAGCACTGCTGACGACAGCATGAAAACAGGACGAAG TTCACTGAGTCAGAGCCCCTGCCTGTCCGACACCCTGCAGAATGGTCAAAAAGCTGCTCCGGTATCACCTAAATCCTCGACTGATgtgaagaaacaacagcccGTGATGGACAACAGCAAGCAAATGCGGCCCGCAGGGACCCGAAG GATTGGTCCAGCTGATAGTAACAACACAGGTCGCAGCTCATCAAAGCCCCCCGCATCATGTccgcctcctccagacacgGTGCCTCCAGCACCCAACAG GTCTGTTAGTGGTAAAAAGCTGTGTTCCAGCTGTGGGCACCCTTTGGGGAAGGGGGCAGCGATGATCATAGAGACCCTCAGTCTCTACTTCCACATTCACTGCTTTAAG TGTGGGGTGTGTAAGGGACAGTTGGGCGACACCACGACTGGGACAGATGTTCGGATCAGGAACGGCCTTCTCAACTGCCACCAGTGCTACATCCGCTCCCGCT CTGCCGGCCAGCCGACCACATTGTGA
- the limch1b gene encoding LIM and calponin homology domains-containing protein 1 isoform X9: MASPAADLGPSHQHHPVSDSAADSAFQEAQTWIEAVTGRCFGDKDFRGGLENGILLCELLSSIKPGSVKKINRLQTPIAGLDNVSVFLRGCEEFGLKGSQLFDPGDLQDTSARPTAKGTDCTRKVKNVLITIYWLGRAANGCTSYNGPTLDLKEFEGLLSQMRKEAEEAESPKRNIRDSGYIDCWDSERSDSLSPPRHCREDSFDSLDSFGSRSRQTPSPDVPVTHGSSDGRGSDSESDGPPHRKMPDVRKDDMSVRRTSVTELRTPLPFNQYLPNKSNHSGYMPTPLRKKMNDKDEGRKDEGRKSWSTATSPVGGDRPCSTPTRSCSEELFQHSTPLAAKDSASQDVITPEKNAPALQQEAGSVGTAVIGAKLVTGQEESLTSPQCTSTPSPSHFLPGSTGLATTAKSRQQGQAWSENEDPRGGASWTECSLRATVSCTLGVSDDAQSVSMIDMRAEEETILQPHSQVRHELMHNQYNKMKEEEDHWQDDLARWKNRRRSISQDLIKKEEERKMMEQLLSGDTCTSVRRRSIKTYREIVADKERREQELRDAYRRARTPEEASSVLQRYAQRFSISEAVLEQLQLPKLLDRSISADPTYPCSPFPLSVSPSSSPTTPDPFDADPEGPLRYLRQQSAPAPKFTSTYEARIEEFTKDSSQQRPQIRSRSSEPPTARGLSPKPVPLLMPKPYLQSRPPAAEQWPSKADGLLPINGEVVGVNTQTASPQSQGRESPHFLASPSKHWNNNAEPALSAASSTHSPHASIEGENQASAKTEETRTETTFVQHSSPPSRPTTLPSELHKTQESFTKTRSSSGAATKEENVKLADRHAPPSEAKQGQNENVSQHFANLDSSGVSTQPMTSQASVTASQRSEQDNHEVPSSAAPGRLGHHPAIEKTGEAQEHRGNEKYQREQEKLKEEWEKAQREVAEEERKYHEEERRILAETLMPLTPCSSGVTTSSRGEASSPSEPQDTIVRSLADWERKQELLERQSRGSTENAEHKQRTNDRTSDISTADDSMKTGRSSLSQSPCLSDTLQNGQKAAPVSPKSSTDVKKQQPVMDNSKQMRPAGTRRIGPADSNNTGRSSSKPPASCPPPPDTVPPAPNRSVSGKKLCSSCGHPLGKGAAMIIETLSLYFHIHCFKCGVCKGQLGDTTTGTDVRIRNGLLNCHQCYIRSRSAGQPTTL; the protein is encoded by the exons GACAACGTCAGTGTGTTCCTGCGTGGCTGCGAGGAGTTCGGACTGAAAGGATCCCAGCTGTTTGACCCCGGAGACCTACAAGACACGTCAGCACGCCCCACTGCCAA GGGAACTGACTGCACCCGAAAAGTAAAGAAT GTTCTAATTACTATCTACTGGTTAGGTCGTGCTGCCAACGGCTGTACTTCCTACAACGGGCCCACGCTGGACCTGAAAGAATTTGAAGGCCTGTTGTCACAGATGCGAAAG GAAGCAGAAGAGGCAGAGAGCCCAAAACGCAACATCCGTGACAGTGGCTACATCGACTGCTGGGACTCTGAGCGCAGCGACTCTCTTTCACCACCACGACACTGCCGAGAGGATTCATTCGACAGCCTGGACTCCTTCGGCTCACGTTCACGTCAGACCCCGTCGCCAGACGTCCCGGTCACCCACGGCAGCAGTGATG GCCGCGGCAGTGACTCAGAGTCCGATGGCCCTCCCCACAGGAAGATGCCAGATGTCCGCAAAGACGACATGTCGGTGCGGCGGACCTCGGTTACTGAGCTGCGGACCCCCCTGCCCTTCAACCAGTACCTTCCCAACAAGAGCAACCACAGCGGATACATGCCCACGCCGCTTCGCAAGAAAATGAACGATAAGGacgaaggaaggaaggacgaaGGTCGTAAGAGTTGGAGTACCGCCACGTCCCCTGTAGGGGGAGACAGACCGTGCAG TACTCCAACTCGCTCATGCTCAGAGGAACTCTTCCAACATTCAACACCTCTTGCTGCAAAGGATTCAGCGTCCCAAGATGTGATCACCCCAGAAAAAAATGCACCTGCGTTGCAGCAGGAAGCGGGATCTGTGGGAACGGCGGTGATCGGTGCCAAATTAGTGACAGGACAAGAAGAATCCTTGACCTCACCTCAGTGCACCAGCACCCCAAGCCCCTCCCACTTCCTCCCAGGGTCAACTGGCTTGGCAACGACTGCTAAAAGCCGACAGCAGGGACAAGCGTGGAGTGAGAATGAGGACCCACGGGGAGGTGCTTCCTGGACAGAATGCAGTCTTCGTGCAAC AGTCAGCTGCACACTCGGTGTGTCAGATGACGCACA gAGTGTGAGTATGATTGACATGCGTGCGGAGGAGGAGACCATCCTGCAGCCCCACAGTCAGGTGCGTCATGAACTGATGCACAACCAGTACAACAagatgaaggaagaggaagaccacTGGCAGGAC GACTTGGCCAGGTGGAAGAACCGCAGGAGGAGTATTTCTCAGGATCTCAtcaaaaaagaggaggagaggaagatgatggagCAGTTGCTGTCAGGAGACACCTGCACCTCCGTGAGGCGAAGAAGCATTAAGACCTACAGAGAGATCGTTGCTGACAA AGAGCGTCGTGAGCAGGAGCTGAGAGATGCATACAGACGCGCCAGAACCCCAGAGGAGGCGTCGTCTGTCCTCCAAAGATACGCCCAACGTTTTTCAATCAGTGAAGCCGTTCTTGAACAGCTGCAGCTACCAAAGCTCCTGGACCGCAGCATATCTGCTGATCCCACCTACCCCTgctctcccttccctctctctgtttccccgtcctcctccccaACTACCCCGGACCCTTTTGACGCAGACCCCGAGGGGCCCTTGAGGTATTTGCGCCAGCAGTCTGCGCCAGCGCCAAAGTTCACGTCGACGTATGAGGCGCGGATCGAAGAGTTCACCAAAGACTCCTCACAACAGCGCCCTCAAATCCGTTCTCGCTCGTCTGAGCCGCCGACTGCTCGAGGTCTGTCTCCCAAGCCGGTGCCTTTGCTGATGCCCAAGCCTTACCTTCAATCTCGACCCCCAGCAGCTGAACAGTGGCCCAGCAAG GCAGATGGGCTGCTCCCCATCAATGGGGAAGTTGTTGGTGTCAACACCCAGACCGCATCACCACAGAGCCAAGGAAGGGAATCTCCTCATTTCCTGGCGTCCCCATCCAAACACTGGAACAATAATGCAGAACCTGCTCTATCAGCGGCCTCGTCAACTCACAGTCCTCACGCCTCCATTGAAGGAGAAAACCAAGCATCAGCCAAGACCGAGGAGACTCGCACAGAAACGACTTTTGTCCAGCATTCATCACCACCCAGCCGGCCCACCACACTCCCATCG GAGCTGCACAAGACACAGGAGAGCTTTACAAAGACTAGAAGCAGTTCAGGAGCTGCtacaaaggaagaaaatgttAAACTCGCAGACCGACACGCACCTCCCTCAG AAGCCAAACAAGGACAAAACGAAAACGTATCTCAACATTTTGCCAATCTGGACTCGTCTGGAGTCAGCACACAGCCAATGACTTCCCAG GCAAGTGTTACTGCATCCCAGAGGTCAGAACAGGACAACCACGAGGTACCAAGTTCAGCTGCACCAGGAAGACTTGGACATCATCCAGCAATAGAAAAGACAG GAGAAGCACAGGAGCACCGAGGAAAC GAGAAGTACCAACGGGAGCAGGaaaagctgaaggaggagtGGGAAAAGGCACAGAGGGaggtggcagaggaggagagaaagtaCCATGAAGAG GAACGCAGGATTCTGGCGGAAACCTTGATGCCTCTGACTCCgtgctcctcaggtgtaaccacctccagcagaggagaggcCTCTTCCCCCTCAGAGCCCCAAGATACCATCGTCCGTTCACTGGCTGACTGGGAACGCAAGCAGGAACTGCTGGAGAGGCAGTCG AGGGGCAGCACAGAGAACGCAGAACATAAACAGAGAACAAATGACAGGACCAGTGACATCAGCACTGCTGACGACAGCATGAAAACAGGACGAAG TTCACTGAGTCAGAGCCCCTGCCTGTCCGACACCCTGCAGAATGGTCAAAAAGCTGCTCCGGTATCACCTAAATCCTCGACTGATgtgaagaaacaacagcccGTGATGGACAACAGCAAGCAAATGCGGCCCGCAGGGACCCGAAG GATTGGTCCAGCTGATAGTAACAACACAGGTCGCAGCTCATCAAAGCCCCCCGCATCATGTccgcctcctccagacacgGTGCCTCCAGCACCCAACAG GTCTGTTAGTGGTAAAAAGCTGTGTTCCAGCTGTGGGCACCCTTTGGGGAAGGGGGCAGCGATGATCATAGAGACCCTCAGTCTCTACTTCCACATTCACTGCTTTAAG TGTGGGGTGTGTAAGGGACAGTTGGGCGACACCACGACTGGGACAGATGTTCGGATCAGGAACGGCCTTCTCAACTGCCACCAGTGCTACATCCGCTCCCGCT CTGCCGGCCAGCCGACCACATTGTGA
- the limch1b gene encoding LIM and calponin homology domains-containing protein 1 isoform X3: MASPAADLGPSHQHHPVSDSAADSAFQEAQTWIEAVTGRCFGDKDFRGGLENGILLCELLSSIKPGSVKKINRLQTPIAGLDNVSVFLRGCEEFGLKGSQLFDPGDLQDTSARPTAKGTDCTRKVKNVLITIYWLGRAANGCTSYNGPTLDLKEFEGLLSQMRKEAEEAESPKRNIRDSGYIDCWDSERSDSLSPPRHCREDSFDSLDSFGSRSRQTPSPDVPVTHGSSDGRGSDSESDGPPHRKMPDVRKDDMSVRRTSVTELRTPLPFNQYLPNKSNHSGYMPTPLRKKMNDKDEGRKDEGRKSWSTATSPVGGDRPCSTPTRSCSEELFQHSTPLAAKDSASQDVITPEKNAPALQQEAGSVGTAVIGAKLVTGQEESLTSPQCTSTPSPSHFLPGSTGLATTAKSRQQGQAWSENEDPRGGASWTECSLRATSVSMIDMRAEEETILQPHSQVRHELMHNQYNKMKEEEDHWQDDLARWKNRRRSISQDLIKKEEERKMMEQLLSGDTCTSVRRRSIKTYREIVADKERREQELRDAYRRARTPEEASSVLQRYAQRFSISEAVLEQLQLPKLLDRSISADPTYPCSPFPLSVSPSSSPTTPDPFDADPEGPLRYLRQQSAPAPKFTSTYEARIEEFTKDSSQQRPQIRSRSSEPPTARGLSPKPVPLLMPKPYLQSRPPAAEQWPSKADGLLPINGEVVGVNTQTASPQSQGRESPHFLASPSKHWNNNAEPALSAASSTHSPHASIEGENQASAKTEETRTETTFVQHSSPPSRPTTLPSELHKTQESFTKTRSSSGAATKEENVKLADRHAPPSEAKQGQNENVSQHFANLDSSGVSTQPMTSQASVTASQRSEQDNHEVPSSAAPGRLGHHPAIEKTEFANGATSSLATCNPKLRWEFFAAPGEAQEHRGNQVSFPVLPQARQGDRWSWDPDEERKRQERWQQEQERMLQEKYQREQEKLKEEWEKAQREVAEEERKYHEEERRILAETLMPLTPCSSGVTTSSRGEASSPSEPQDTIVRSLADWERKQELLERQSRGSTENAEHKQRTNDRTSDISTADDSMKTGRSSLSQSPCLSDTLQNGQKAAPVSPKSSTDVKKQQPVMDNSKQMRPAGTRRIGPADSNNTGRSSSKPPASCPPPPDTVPPAPNRSVSGKKLCSSCGHPLGKGAAMIIETLSLYFHIHCFKCGVCKGQLGDTTTGTDVRIRNGLLNCHQCYIRSRSAGQPTTL, encoded by the exons GACAACGTCAGTGTGTTCCTGCGTGGCTGCGAGGAGTTCGGACTGAAAGGATCCCAGCTGTTTGACCCCGGAGACCTACAAGACACGTCAGCACGCCCCACTGCCAA GGGAACTGACTGCACCCGAAAAGTAAAGAAT GTTCTAATTACTATCTACTGGTTAGGTCGTGCTGCCAACGGCTGTACTTCCTACAACGGGCCCACGCTGGACCTGAAAGAATTTGAAGGCCTGTTGTCACAGATGCGAAAG GAAGCAGAAGAGGCAGAGAGCCCAAAACGCAACATCCGTGACAGTGGCTACATCGACTGCTGGGACTCTGAGCGCAGCGACTCTCTTTCACCACCACGACACTGCCGAGAGGATTCATTCGACAGCCTGGACTCCTTCGGCTCACGTTCACGTCAGACCCCGTCGCCAGACGTCCCGGTCACCCACGGCAGCAGTGATG GCCGCGGCAGTGACTCAGAGTCCGATGGCCCTCCCCACAGGAAGATGCCAGATGTCCGCAAAGACGACATGTCGGTGCGGCGGACCTCGGTTACTGAGCTGCGGACCCCCCTGCCCTTCAACCAGTACCTTCCCAACAAGAGCAACCACAGCGGATACATGCCCACGCCGCTTCGCAAGAAAATGAACGATAAGGacgaaggaaggaaggacgaaGGTCGTAAGAGTTGGAGTACCGCCACGTCCCCTGTAGGGGGAGACAGACCGTGCAG TACTCCAACTCGCTCATGCTCAGAGGAACTCTTCCAACATTCAACACCTCTTGCTGCAAAGGATTCAGCGTCCCAAGATGTGATCACCCCAGAAAAAAATGCACCTGCGTTGCAGCAGGAAGCGGGATCTGTGGGAACGGCGGTGATCGGTGCCAAATTAGTGACAGGACAAGAAGAATCCTTGACCTCACCTCAGTGCACCAGCACCCCAAGCCCCTCCCACTTCCTCCCAGGGTCAACTGGCTTGGCAACGACTGCTAAAAGCCGACAGCAGGGACAAGCGTGGAGTGAGAATGAGGACCCACGGGGAGGTGCTTCCTGGACAGAATGCAGTCTTCGTGCAAC gAGTGTGAGTATGATTGACATGCGTGCGGAGGAGGAGACCATCCTGCAGCCCCACAGTCAGGTGCGTCATGAACTGATGCACAACCAGTACAACAagatgaaggaagaggaagaccacTGGCAGGAC GACTTGGCCAGGTGGAAGAACCGCAGGAGGAGTATTTCTCAGGATCTCAtcaaaaaagaggaggagaggaagatgatggagCAGTTGCTGTCAGGAGACACCTGCACCTCCGTGAGGCGAAGAAGCATTAAGACCTACAGAGAGATCGTTGCTGACAA AGAGCGTCGTGAGCAGGAGCTGAGAGATGCATACAGACGCGCCAGAACCCCAGAGGAGGCGTCGTCTGTCCTCCAAAGATACGCCCAACGTTTTTCAATCAGTGAAGCCGTTCTTGAACAGCTGCAGCTACCAAAGCTCCTGGACCGCAGCATATCTGCTGATCCCACCTACCCCTgctctcccttccctctctctgtttccccgtcctcctccccaACTACCCCGGACCCTTTTGACGCAGACCCCGAGGGGCCCTTGAGGTATTTGCGCCAGCAGTCTGCGCCAGCGCCAAAGTTCACGTCGACGTATGAGGCGCGGATCGAAGAGTTCACCAAAGACTCCTCACAACAGCGCCCTCAAATCCGTTCTCGCTCGTCTGAGCCGCCGACTGCTCGAGGTCTGTCTCCCAAGCCGGTGCCTTTGCTGATGCCCAAGCCTTACCTTCAATCTCGACCCCCAGCAGCTGAACAGTGGCCCAGCAAG GCAGATGGGCTGCTCCCCATCAATGGGGAAGTTGTTGGTGTCAACACCCAGACCGCATCACCACAGAGCCAAGGAAGGGAATCTCCTCATTTCCTGGCGTCCCCATCCAAACACTGGAACAATAATGCAGAACCTGCTCTATCAGCGGCCTCGTCAACTCACAGTCCTCACGCCTCCATTGAAGGAGAAAACCAAGCATCAGCCAAGACCGAGGAGACTCGCACAGAAACGACTTTTGTCCAGCATTCATCACCACCCAGCCGGCCCACCACACTCCCATCG GAGCTGCACAAGACACAGGAGAGCTTTACAAAGACTAGAAGCAGTTCAGGAGCTGCtacaaaggaagaaaatgttAAACTCGCAGACCGACACGCACCTCCCTCAG AAGCCAAACAAGGACAAAACGAAAACGTATCTCAACATTTTGCCAATCTGGACTCGTCTGGAGTCAGCACACAGCCAATGACTTCCCAG GCAAGTGTTACTGCATCCCAGAGGTCAGAACAGGACAACCACGAGGTACCAAGTTCAGCTGCACCAGGAAGACTTGGACATCATCCAGCAATAGAAAAGACAG AGTTTGCAAACGGTGCCACGTCTTCGCTGGCAACCTGCAATCCCAAATTACGTTGGGAGTTCTTCGCTGCACCAG GAGAAGCACAGGAGCACCGAGGAAAC CAGGTGTCATTCCCGGTGTTACCCCAGGCCAGGCAGGGTGACCGCTGGTCTTGGGACCCGGATGAGGAGCGAAAGCGTCAGGAAAGGTGGCAGCAAGAGCAGGAGCGCATGCTTCAG GAGAAGTACCAACGGGAGCAGGaaaagctgaaggaggagtGGGAAAAGGCACAGAGGGaggtggcagaggaggagagaaagtaCCATGAAGAG GAACGCAGGATTCTGGCGGAAACCTTGATGCCTCTGACTCCgtgctcctcaggtgtaaccacctccagcagaggagaggcCTCTTCCCCCTCAGAGCCCCAAGATACCATCGTCCGTTCACTGGCTGACTGGGAACGCAAGCAGGAACTGCTGGAGAGGCAGTCG AGGGGCAGCACAGAGAACGCAGAACATAAACAGAGAACAAATGACAGGACCAGTGACATCAGCACTGCTGACGACAGCATGAAAACAGGACGAAG TTCACTGAGTCAGAGCCCCTGCCTGTCCGACACCCTGCAGAATGGTCAAAAAGCTGCTCCGGTATCACCTAAATCCTCGACTGATgtgaagaaacaacagcccGTGATGGACAACAGCAAGCAAATGCGGCCCGCAGGGACCCGAAG GATTGGTCCAGCTGATAGTAACAACACAGGTCGCAGCTCATCAAAGCCCCCCGCATCATGTccgcctcctccagacacgGTGCCTCCAGCACCCAACAG GTCTGTTAGTGGTAAAAAGCTGTGTTCCAGCTGTGGGCACCCTTTGGGGAAGGGGGCAGCGATGATCATAGAGACCCTCAGTCTCTACTTCCACATTCACTGCTTTAAG TGTGGGGTGTGTAAGGGACAGTTGGGCGACACCACGACTGGGACAGATGTTCGGATCAGGAACGGCCTTCTCAACTGCCACCAGTGCTACATCCGCTCCCGCT CTGCCGGCCAGCCGACCACATTGTGA